A region from the Marinobacter sp. SS13-12 genome encodes:
- a CDS encoding TrpB-like pyridoxal phosphate-dependent enzyme, translating to MQTKFLLEESQMPKYWYNLQADFPEPLPAVLHPVTQQPVGPSDLEPLFPMSLIEQEVTTEREVEIPEPVQDVYKLWRPAPLYRAHRLEKALGTPAKIFYKYEGVSPAGSHKPNTAIPQAFYNREAGIRTLTTETGAGQWGTSLSFAGSLFDMDVTVFQVRVSYDQKPYRRAVMETYGAKCVASPSELTEFGRKVLAENPDHTGSLGVAISEAVELAVKDPNTKYALGSVLNHVLLHQSIIGLECMQQMEMADCWPDVIVGCTGGGSNFAGIAFPFMGHALRGGQKSRIVAVEPSACPTLTRGKYAYDYGDTAHMTPLTKMHTLGSDFTPPGFHAGGLRYHGMAPMVSHAKELGLFEAVSYTQRECFEAGVLFARNEGIVPAPEANHAVKGAIDEALRCKREGKEEVILFNLCGHGHFDMAAYTSYFAGDLSDHEYSEQEMAMALSGLPSVSA from the coding sequence ATGCAAACCAAGTTTCTTCTCGAAGAAAGCCAGATGCCGAAGTACTGGTACAACCTGCAGGCGGATTTTCCGGAGCCGCTGCCAGCGGTGCTCCACCCGGTGACGCAGCAACCAGTCGGGCCCTCGGATCTTGAACCGCTGTTTCCCATGTCGCTGATTGAACAGGAAGTAACGACAGAACGGGAGGTCGAGATTCCCGAGCCGGTACAGGATGTCTATAAACTCTGGCGCCCGGCGCCCCTGTACCGGGCTCATCGTCTCGAGAAAGCCCTTGGTACCCCAGCCAAAATCTTCTACAAGTACGAGGGCGTGAGTCCTGCGGGCAGCCACAAGCCCAACACCGCTATTCCTCAGGCATTCTATAACCGCGAAGCCGGCATTCGCACTCTGACCACGGAAACCGGCGCTGGCCAGTGGGGCACGTCGCTGTCGTTTGCCGGGTCCCTGTTCGATATGGACGTGACCGTGTTCCAGGTTCGGGTTTCTTACGACCAGAAGCCCTATCGCCGGGCGGTGATGGAAACTTACGGCGCGAAATGTGTGGCTTCACCATCAGAGCTGACAGAATTCGGGCGTAAGGTGCTGGCGGAGAACCCGGACCACACCGGCAGTCTCGGTGTTGCCATTTCCGAGGCGGTGGAACTCGCAGTGAAGGACCCGAACACCAAGTACGCCCTGGGTTCGGTGCTGAACCATGTGTTGCTGCACCAGAGCATCATTGGCCTGGAATGCATGCAGCAGATGGAAATGGCGGATTGCTGGCCGGATGTCATCGTCGGCTGCACCGGTGGTGGTTCCAACTTCGCCGGCATTGCGTTCCCGTTTATGGGCCATGCCCTGCGGGGCGGCCAGAAATCCCGGATCGTTGCAGTGGAACCTTCAGCCTGTCCGACCCTGACCCGTGGCAAGTACGCTTACGATTACGGCGATACCGCGCATATGACGCCGCTCACCAAGATGCACACTCTGGGTTCTGACTTTACCCCTCCGGGTTTCCACGCCGGCGGTCTGCGTTACCATGGTATGGCACCGATGGTATCCCACGCCAAGGAGCTGGGCCTGTTTGAGGCGGTGTCCTATACCCAGCGTGAATGCTTCGAGGCCGGCGTACTGTTCGCCCGCAACGAGGGCATTGTGCCGGCACCGGAAGCCAACCACGCGGTCAAGGGAGCCATCGACGAAGCCCTGCGCTGCAAGCGGGAAGGCAAGGAAGAAGTGATCCTGTTCAACCTGTGTGGGCATGGTCACTTTGATATGGCGGCCTACACCTCGTATTTCGCCGGTGATCTGAGCGACCACGAATACAGTGAGCAGGAGATGGCAATGGCCCTGTCGGGATTGCCGTCAGTCTCGGCGTAA